The genome window CTTAAGGGCGCCTTCTTCTGCGCCAAGGCTGCCGGCAAATGGATGATCGCCAGCAAGGTCAAGGGCCGGGTGGTCAACATCAGCTCCACCGCCAGCATCTTCGCCCGGCCCGGGGTGGCCCATTACGCCTCGACCAAGTCCGGTCTGGTCCAAATGACGAAGGTCCTGGCCGTCGAATGGGCGCCGTACAGTATCCGGGTCAACGTGGTCTGCCCCGGCGTGATCGCCACCGGGACGGTGGCCGAGATCATGAGCAACCCAGACGGCAAGGAAGAGTATGAAGCCAAGGCTCGGCGGATTCCGATGGGCCGGTTCGGTCAGGCCGAGGAAATCGCCGAGGCGGTCCTCTTCTTCCTGTCCGAGCGGTCCAGTTACTGCACGGGGTCATCGCTCGTCGCCGACGGCGGCTACACGCTTGGCCTGTCAAGCTACAAGATATGAGGAGGGACTAGCAATGCCAAAGAACCCAGAAGAGCTCTTGAAGACGTTCCGGAGTGTTTGGCCCCCCCTGGTCGATCGAGTCATCGAACCGCAGTACAAGACCCTGATCATGGACATCGAGGGGGAGGAGTTCGAGCTGGCCCTGCTGGAGAAGGTGGCCCCGAACATCAGCGCCGCCTTCCTCAAGATCCTGCCCCTCAAGGGCCATCTGATCCACGCCGCCTGGTCGGGCGAAGTGATCCGGCAGCTGGAG of Bacillota bacterium contains these proteins:
- a CDS encoding SDR family NAD(P)-dependent oxidoreductase → MTKSEMDGRVAIVTGGASGIGLAISKRLTAEGCKVSISGRNTARVAAAVKEINEGHGTAIGVRCDVRNVDEVNHLVDETVDKLGRVDYLVNNAGLFPTNISTDMTEEMWDTVVDTNLKGAFFCAKAAGKWMIASKVKGRVVNISSTASIFARPGVAHYASTKSGLVQMTKVLAVEWAPYSIRVNVVCPGVIATGTVAEIMSNPDGKEEYEAKARRIPMGRFGQAEEIAEAVLFFLSERSSYCTGSSLVADGGYTLGLSSYKI